Within the Pseudomonas putida genome, the region TCGGTCGTGAGGTGAACGGCTCGATGCGCTGGATCGGCTTCAGCTTCTTCAACGTCCAGCCTTCGGAGATCGCCAAGGTCTTCGTGGTCATTTATCTCGCCGGCTACCTGGTACGTCGGCAGACCGAAGTACGCGAAAGCTGGATGGGCTTTTTCAAACCGTTCATCGTGCTGCTGCCAATGGCCGGCCTGCTGCTGATGGAGCCGGACTTCGGTGCCACCGTGGTCATGATGGGCGCTGCTGCGGCCATGCTGTTCCTCGGCGGCGTAGGGTTGTTCCGCTTCAGCCTGATGGTGGCGCTGGCGGTGGTCGCCGTATTCGTACTGGTGCAGGCGCAGCCGTACCGGATGGCCCGCCTGATCACCTTTACCGACCCCTGGTCCGACCAGTTCGGCTCTGGCTACCAGTTGACCCAGGCACTGATCGCTTTCGGCCGCGGCGAGTGGCTGGGCGTAGGGCTGGGCAACAGTGTGCAAAAGCAGTTCTACCTGCCTGAGGCGCACACTGACTTCGTGTTCTCGGTACTGGCCGAGGAGTTGGGCGTGGTCGGTTCGCTGGTGACCATCGCGCTGTTCGTGTTCGTGACCGTGCGTGCCCTCTACATTGGCCTGTGGGCCGAAAAGGCCAAGCAGTACTTTGCCGCCTATATGGCATTTGGTCTGGCATTCCTGTGGATTGGCCAGTTCCTGATCAACATTGGCGTGAACGTCGGCTTGCTGCCGACCAAGGGCCTGACCTTGCCTTTCCTCAGTTACGGGGGCAGTTCCCTGGTGATCTGCTGTGCCTGCGTCGGTCTGTTGCTGCGTATCGAATGGGAAAGCCGCACGCATTTGGGCAGCGAGGAGCACGAATTCAGCGAAAGCGATTTTGCCGAGGAGACCAGTCATGGCCGCTGACGGCAAAAACGTACTGATCATGGCGGGCGGCACTGGGGGCCATGTGTTCCCGGCCCTGGCGTGCGCACGTGAGTTCCAGGCGCGCGGCTATACCGTGCACTGGCTGGGCACCCCCCGTGGCATCGAGAATGAACTGGTCCCTCAGGCCGGCTTGTCGCTGCACCAGATCCAGGTCAGCGGTTTGCGTGGCAAGGGCAAGCTGTCGCTGCTCAAGGCGCCGTTCACCCTGGTCAAGGCCGTGCTTCAGGCGCGGCGTATCATTGGCCAGCTCAAGCCGGTCTGCGTGATCGGCTTCGGTGGCTATGTGACCGGCCCTGGCGGCGTCGCCGCGCGCCTGTGCGGTGTGCCGCTGGTGATTCACGAACAGAACGCCCGCGCCGGTACCGCCAATCGCTTGCTGGTGCCGTTGTCGGCACGCGTTTGCGAGGCTTTCCCAGGCACCTTCGAAGCAGGCGGCAAGCTGCGTACCACCGGCAACCCGGTGCGCCCCGAGCTGTTCATGGACGCGCAGCGTGCGCCCTTGGGCGAGCGCCGTGCCCGTCTGCTGGTCATGGGTGGCAGCCTGGGTGCGGAACCATTGAACAAATTGTTGCCTAAGGCCCTGTCCGAGGTGCCCGCTGACCTGCGGCCCGAGGTGTTCCATCAGGCCGGCAAGCACCACGCGCCGATCACCGCCGAGCGCTATCAAGAAGCGGGTGTCGAGGCTCAGGTAGAGCCGTTCATCAAGGACATGGCCCACGCCTACGGCTGGGCTGACCTGGTGGTGTGCCGGGCCGGTGCCCTGACCGTCAGCGAGCTCGCGGCGGCCGGCCTGCCTTCGATGCTGGTGCCTTTGCCCCATGCCATCGACGACCACCAGACCCATAACGCCCAATATCTGGCTCGGGAAGGCGCTGCCTTCCTCATGCCACAAGCGACAACTGGCGCAGCGCAACTCGCTGAACGCCTGAACGAGGTGCTGATGCAACCCGAGAAACTCAACACCATGGCACGCACCGCAAGGAGCCTTGCCAAACCATCCGCAACCAGCACCGTGGTCGATATCTGCCTGGAGGTGGTCCATGGTTGAAAGCCAGAAAGCCATGCCCCAGCCGAAGATGGGCCGCATTCATCGCATCCACTTCGTCGGTATCGGCGGCGTGGGTATGTGCGGTATTGCCGAAGTACTGCTGAACCTGGGCTACGAAGTGTCCGGCTCGGACCTCAAGGTGTCGCCGGTTACCCAGCGCCTGGAGTCGTTCGGTGCCGAGATCTTCGTTGGCCACCGCGCCGAAAACGCCGCCAATGCCGATGTGCTGGTGGTGTCCAGCGCCATCAACCCGGCCAACCCGGAAGTCGCCACTGCGCTCGAGCGGCGTATCCCGGTGGTGCCGCGTGCCGAAATGCTCGCAGAGCTGATGCGCTACCGCCATGGCGTGGCGGTTGCCGGTACCCATGGCAAAACCACCACCACCAGCCTGCTGGCTTCGGTGTTTGCCGCAGGTGGGCTGGACCCGACTTTCGTGATCGGTGGCCGCCTGACGGCTGCCGGCACCAATGCCCAGTTGGGTACCAGCCGCTACCTGATCGCTGAAGCCGACGAAAGCGATGCCAGCTTCCTGCACCTGCAGCCGATGGTTGCCGTGGTCACCAATATCGACGCCGACCACATGGCCACCTACGAGGGTGACTTCAACAAACTGAAGAAAACCTTCGTCGAGTTCCTGCACAACCTGCCGTTCTATGGCCTGGCCGTGATGTGCCTGGACGACCCTGTGGTGCGCGAGATCCTGCCGCAGGTCAAGCGCCCGACCGTGACCTACGGTTTCAGCGAAGAGGCCGACATCCGGGCAATCAACGTCAGCCAGAAGGGCATGCAGACCCACTTCACCGTGCTGCGCCGTGATCGTGAGCCGCTTGAAGTGTCGGTCAACATGCCGGGCAACCACAACGTGCTCAATGCCCTGGCCACCATTGCCATCGCCACCGACGAAGGTATCAGCGACGAAGCCATCGTGCAGGGGCTTTCCGGCTTCCAGGGCGTTGGCCGACGGTTCCAGGTATACGGCGAACTGCCGGTTGAAGGCGGCAGCGTGATGCTGGTCGACGACTACGGCCACCACCCGACCGAAGTGGCGGCGGTGATCAAGGCCGTGCGCGGTGGCTGGCCAAGCCGTCGCCTGGTCATCGTCTACCAGCCACACCGTTACAGCCGCACCCGTGACCTGTATGACGACTTCGTGCAGGTACTGGGCGATGCCAACGTGCTGCTGCTGATGGAGGTGTACCCGGCCGGTGAAGAGCCGATACCCGGTGCCGACAGCCGTCAGCTGTGCCACAGCATTCGCCAGCGCGGCAAGCTGGACCCGATCTACATCGAACGCGGCGCCGAGCTGGCGCCGCTGGTCAAGCCGCTGCTGCGTGCCGGTGACATCCTGCTGTGCCAGGGTGCCGGCGATGTCGGTGGCCTGGCCCCGCAATTGATGAAAAGCCCGCTGTTCGCTGGCGCCAAGCAGGAGAAGTCTAAATGACCAGCGCCTACGAAAAACTGCATTCGACCCTGGACGTCAAGGCGTTCGGCCGCGTCGCTGTCCTCTACGGTGGCAAGAGCGCCGAGCGTGAAGTCTCGCTCAAGTCGGGCGCTGCCGTGATCGAGGCGCTGCGCAGCGCCGGTGTCGACGTGGTCGCCATCGACGTGGGCGACGACCTGCTGGCCCGCCTGCAAAGCGAGAACATCGACCGCGCCTTCATCATCCTGCACGGCCGGGGTGGCGAGGATGGCAGCATGCAAGGGCTGCTGGAGTGCCTGGGTATCCCTTACACCGGCAGTGGCATCCTCGCCTCGGCCCTGGCCATGGACAAGCTGCGGACCAAACAGGTGTGGCAAAGCCTGGGCATTCCGACCCCGCGTCATGCCGTGCTGGCCAGCGCAGAAGATTGTGTTGCAGCCGGTACGGAACTGGGCTTCCCGCTTATCGTCAAACCTGCCCATGAAGGCTCTAGCATCGGCATGGCCAAGGTGAACAGCGAGCAGGAACTGGTTGCTGCCTGGCAAGACGCCGCCAAATACGATTCTCAGGTGCTGGTCGAGCAATGGATTCACGGCCCGGAGTTCACCATCGCCGTTCTGCGTGGCCAGGTGCTGCCGCCGATCGCATTGGGCACCCCGCACGTGTTCTACGACTACGACGCCAAATACATCGCCAATGACACCCAGTACCGCATCCCGTGCGGGCTGGACAGTGCCAAGGAACAGGAGCTCATCGACCTGACCGCACGTGCCTGTGATGCCATCGGCATTGAAGGCTGGGGCCGTCTGGACGTGATGCAGGACGAGCAGGGCCGGTTCTGGCTGCTCGAAGTAAACACCGCACCGGGCATGACTGATCATAGCCTGGTGCCCATGGCGGCCCGCGCGGCCGGCCTGGACTTCCAGCAGCTGGTGCTGGCGATCCTGGCCGAAAGCGTAGCGACGCGAGGTTAAAACCATGCAAGGCGCAATGATACGTCAGCAGCAACCCGTTACCGGCCGTAGCAAGCCGGTGCCGCGTGGTGCCAGCCGACTGGTGGCCGACGAGCCCGTATCGGCGCGCCTGCCGCGGCCCAGCCTGGGCGGCCTCAAGCGCCTGCTGTGGCCGGTGTTGCTGGTGGCCGCAGGCTTTGGCGCCTACGAGGGCGCCATTCGCCTGATGCCGTACGCCGACCGGCCGATCACCAAGATCGACGTGCAGGGCGACCTCAGTTACATCAGCCAACAGTCGGTGCAGCAGCGGATCGCGCCATACGTGGCAGCGAGCTTCTTCAGCGTCGACCTCCCAGCGATGCGAGCCGAGCTCGAGCAGATGCCATGGATCGCCCACGCCGAAGTACGCCGGGTTTGGCCGGACGAGGTGGTGATTCGCCTGGAAGAACAGCTGCCGGTCGCACGCTGGGGGGAGGAAGCCTTGCTCAACAACCAGGGCCAGGCCTTCACCCCGCGCGAGCTGGCCAACTATGAGCATCTGCCGCAGTTGGCCGGGCCGCAGCGTGCCCAGCAGCAAGTCATGCAGCAGTATCAGGTATTGAGCCAGATGCTGCGCCCCCTGGGCTTTTCCATCGCTCGCCTGGAGCTGCGCGAGCGTGGCAGCTGGTTCCTGACCACCGG harbors:
- the ftsW gene encoding putative lipid II flippase FtsW — its product is MIFGILKPYPSPLVSGRGIDLDFAFLAGCLALLGLGLVMITSASSEVAAAQSGNPLYHMYRHLVYVAIGLVACGATLLVPIATWQRMGFMMLVGAFGLLVLVLVPGIGREVNGSMRWIGFSFFNVQPSEIAKVFVVIYLAGYLVRRQTEVRESWMGFFKPFIVLLPMAGLLLMEPDFGATVVMMGAAAAMLFLGGVGLFRFSLMVALAVVAVFVLVQAQPYRMARLITFTDPWSDQFGSGYQLTQALIAFGRGEWLGVGLGNSVQKQFYLPEAHTDFVFSVLAEELGVVGSLVTIALFVFVTVRALYIGLWAEKAKQYFAAYMAFGLAFLWIGQFLINIGVNVGLLPTKGLTLPFLSYGGSSLVICCACVGLLLRIEWESRTHLGSEEHEFSESDFAEETSHGR
- the murG gene encoding undecaprenyldiphospho-muramoylpentapeptide beta-N-acetylglucosaminyltransferase; translation: MAADGKNVLIMAGGTGGHVFPALACAREFQARGYTVHWLGTPRGIENELVPQAGLSLHQIQVSGLRGKGKLSLLKAPFTLVKAVLQARRIIGQLKPVCVIGFGGYVTGPGGVAARLCGVPLVIHEQNARAGTANRLLVPLSARVCEAFPGTFEAGGKLRTTGNPVRPELFMDAQRAPLGERRARLLVMGGSLGAEPLNKLLPKALSEVPADLRPEVFHQAGKHHAPITAERYQEAGVEAQVEPFIKDMAHAYGWADLVVCRAGALTVSELAAAGLPSMLVPLPHAIDDHQTHNAQYLAREGAAFLMPQATTGAAQLAERLNEVLMQPEKLNTMARTARSLAKPSATSTVVDICLEVVHG
- the murC gene encoding UDP-N-acetylmuramate--L-alanine ligase; its protein translation is MVESQKAMPQPKMGRIHRIHFVGIGGVGMCGIAEVLLNLGYEVSGSDLKVSPVTQRLESFGAEIFVGHRAENAANADVLVVSSAINPANPEVATALERRIPVVPRAEMLAELMRYRHGVAVAGTHGKTTTTSLLASVFAAGGLDPTFVIGGRLTAAGTNAQLGTSRYLIAEADESDASFLHLQPMVAVVTNIDADHMATYEGDFNKLKKTFVEFLHNLPFYGLAVMCLDDPVVREILPQVKRPTVTYGFSEEADIRAINVSQKGMQTHFTVLRRDREPLEVSVNMPGNHNVLNALATIAIATDEGISDEAIVQGLSGFQGVGRRFQVYGELPVEGGSVMLVDDYGHHPTEVAAVIKAVRGGWPSRRLVIVYQPHRYSRTRDLYDDFVQVLGDANVLLLMEVYPAGEEPIPGADSRQLCHSIRQRGKLDPIYIERGAELAPLVKPLLRAGDILLCQGAGDVGGLAPQLMKSPLFAGAKQEKSK
- a CDS encoding D-alanine--D-alanine ligase, yielding MTSAYEKLHSTLDVKAFGRVAVLYGGKSAEREVSLKSGAAVIEALRSAGVDVVAIDVGDDLLARLQSENIDRAFIILHGRGGEDGSMQGLLECLGIPYTGSGILASALAMDKLRTKQVWQSLGIPTPRHAVLASAEDCVAAGTELGFPLIVKPAHEGSSIGMAKVNSEQELVAAWQDAAKYDSQVLVEQWIHGPEFTIAVLRGQVLPPIALGTPHVFYDYDAKYIANDTQYRIPCGLDSAKEQELIDLTARACDAIGIEGWGRLDVMQDEQGRFWLLEVNTAPGMTDHSLVPMAARAAGLDFQQLVLAILAESVATRG
- a CDS encoding cell division protein FtsQ/DivIB; this translates as MQGAMIRQQQPVTGRSKPVPRGASRLVADEPVSARLPRPSLGGLKRLLWPVLLVAAGFGAYEGAIRLMPYADRPITKIDVQGDLSYISQQSVQQRIAPYVAASFFSVDLPAMRAELEQMPWIAHAEVRRVWPDEVVIRLEEQLPVARWGEEALLNNQGQAFTPRELANYEHLPQLAGPQRAQQQVMQQYQVLSQMLRPLGFSIARLELRERGSWFLTTGAGSTGQGVELLLGRDHLVEKMRRFIAIYDKTLKEQITNIARIDLRYANGLAVGWREPNAPTTAQPAVAKN